Proteins found in one Erythrobacter sp. KY5 genomic segment:
- a CDS encoding PQQ-dependent dehydrogenase, methanol/ethanol family has protein sequence MIFATGKAAWAAKLLVLGTLGVGACNEMYGDVMGDGGVTAEMLVGAGGDHANWISHGRTYDEQRFSPLDQVNAENVGELDLAWYADMDTARGQEATPLVMDGKLYLTTAWSKVKAFDAATGKPLWDYDPEVPGETGVKVCCDVVNRGLAAWGNSLFLGTLDGRLVSLDRDTGEVQWEVVTVDQSMAYSITGAPRVIDGKVIIGNGGAEFGVRGYVAAYDAADGSELWRFYTVPDGNEGGESPQYLQDAAETWNTEVLRSSDSIGGGGTVWDSMAYDPELDLLYFGVGNGSPWNQAYRSPGEDGTGEGDNLYLSSIVAIRPDTGEYVWHYQTTPGETWDYTATQHIILADMEVDGEKRKVLMQAPKNGFFYVLDRETGEFISAEEYIPQNWAERIDESGRPIFNPEARIDKTGQPALVMPGPLGGHNWHPMAYHPGEGLVYIPAFEAASVYAPEENWKPDVARGFNVGFNLGAGDLPPDLGIRKEVYGTVKGKLMAWDPVAQEARWVVEHAGPWNGGLLATGGGLVFQGNSSSEFAAYNAGSGEKLWSFGAQTGVVAPPMTYTVNGEQYVAVLAGWGGAYAITADGHLVNDQGPVRNISRLLVFKLGGEAELPEMRELVNLPLDPPPSRASAEEIALGKEKYARYCAVCHAPAAVGSTVLPDLRRSGTLGNARSWEAVVHEGILKDNGMVSFADSLSKEEVQAIRAYVIARANEDKALEEATAAEAEQVARR, from the coding sequence ATGATTTTTGCGACGGGCAAGGCTGCTTGGGCGGCCAAGTTGCTGGTTCTCGGTACGCTGGGCGTTGGGGCCTGCAACGAGATGTATGGCGACGTCATGGGCGATGGCGGCGTCACCGCTGAAATGCTGGTGGGCGCGGGCGGCGATCACGCCAACTGGATCAGCCATGGCCGCACCTATGACGAACAGCGCTTTTCGCCGCTCGATCAAGTGAACGCGGAAAATGTCGGCGAGCTTGACCTTGCCTGGTATGCCGACATGGACACCGCTCGCGGTCAGGAAGCGACGCCGCTGGTCATGGACGGCAAGCTCTACCTCACGACCGCGTGGAGCAAGGTTAAGGCGTTCGACGCCGCGACCGGCAAACCGCTGTGGGATTACGACCCTGAAGTTCCCGGCGAAACCGGGGTCAAGGTATGCTGCGACGTTGTCAATCGCGGGCTCGCTGCATGGGGCAATTCGCTGTTCCTCGGAACGCTCGACGGGCGGCTCGTCAGCCTCGACCGCGACACGGGCGAAGTGCAGTGGGAAGTCGTCACGGTCGATCAGTCGATGGCCTATTCGATCACCGGCGCACCGCGCGTGATCGACGGCAAGGTCATCATCGGCAATGGCGGCGCAGAGTTTGGCGTGCGCGGCTATGTCGCGGCTTACGACGCCGCGGACGGCAGCGAGCTTTGGCGCTTCTACACCGTGCCCGATGGCAATGAAGGCGGGGAGAGCCCGCAATATCTTCAGGACGCTGCCGAAACGTGGAACACCGAGGTTCTGCGCTCATCCGATTCGATCGGCGGCGGCGGCACGGTCTGGGATTCGATGGCTTACGATCCCGAACTCGACCTTCTGTACTTCGGCGTCGGCAACGGAAGCCCGTGGAACCAGGCCTATCGCTCTCCGGGAGAAGACGGGACGGGCGAAGGCGACAACCTCTACTTGTCCAGCATCGTCGCGATCCGGCCCGATACGGGCGAATATGTCTGGCACTATCAGACGACGCCGGGCGAGACGTGGGATTACACCGCGACCCAGCACATCATCCTTGCCGACATGGAAGTCGACGGCGAGAAGCGCAAAGTGTTGATGCAGGCGCCCAAGAACGGGTTCTTCTACGTGCTCGACCGCGAGACGGGCGAGTTCATCAGCGCCGAGGAATACATCCCGCAGAACTGGGCCGAGAGGATCGATGAAAGCGGTCGCCCGATCTTCAACCCGGAAGCGCGGATCGACAAGACAGGTCAGCCCGCGCTGGTGATGCCGGGGCCGCTTGGCGGGCATAACTGGCACCCGATGGCGTATCATCCGGGCGAGGGGCTGGTTTACATTCCGGCGTTCGAGGCGGCTTCGGTTTACGCGCCCGAAGAGAACTGGAAGCCTGACGTCGCGCGCGGCTTCAACGTGGGCTTCAACCTTGGCGCAGGCGATCTGCCGCCTGATCTGGGCATCCGCAAGGAAGTCTACGGCACGGTCAAGGGCAAGCTGATGGCGTGGGATCCGGTGGCGCAAGAAGCCCGCTGGGTGGTTGAACACGCCGGCCCTTGGAATGGCGGTCTGCTTGCAACCGGCGGTGGGCTTGTTTTTCAGGGCAATTCGTCGAGCGAATTTGCCGCCTATAATGCCGGGTCTGGCGAGAAGCTGTGGAGCTTTGGCGCGCAGACCGGCGTGGTTGCGCCCCCGATGACCTACACCGTCAATGGCGAGCAATATGTCGCCGTGCTGGCAGGATGGGGTGGCGCTTATGCGATCACCGCCGACGGGCACCTGGTCAACGATCAGGGTCCGGTGCGCAACATCTCGCGCCTCCTGGTCTTCAAGCTGGGCGGAGAGGCCGAGCTTCCGGAAATGCGCGAGCTTGTGAACCTGCCGCTCGACCCGCCGCCAAGCCGCGCTTCGGCTGAGGAGATCGCTCTCGGCAAGGAAAAGTACGCTCGGTACTGTGCGGTGTGCCATGCGCCTGCCGCCGTCGGATCGACCGTGCTGCCAGACCTTCGCCGCTCAGGGACGCTGGGCAATGCGCGAAGCTGGGAAGCGGTGGTCCATGAGGGCATCCTCAAGGACAACGGCATGGTGAGCTTTGCAGACTCGCTCTCGAAGGAAGAGGTGCAGGCCATCCGCGCTTACGTCATCGCCCGCGCGAACGAGGACAAGGCGCTGGAGGAGGCAACCGCTGCCGAAGCCGAGCAGGTGGCGCGGCGCTAG
- the purT gene encoding formate-dependent phosphoribosylglycinamide formyltransferase — protein sequence MSHTATILLLGSGELGREFTISAKRLGARVIACDAYDDAPAMQVADAREVFSMLDRAALRAAVERHRPDHIVPEIEAIRTEVLADLESEGFNVIPSARAAQLTMNRDAIRDLAAGELGLATSLYRYAENFEQVCAAVRHTGFPCVIKPVMSSSGKGQSKVESEAGLEEAWDYACANMRGDRARVIVEQFIDFDYEITLLTVRHRNGITFCPPIGHRQERGDYQESWQPAAMSADALSAAQEMAAKVVEALKGSGKGWGLFGVEFFVRADEVIFSELSPRPHDTGMVTSAGQDLSEFDLHARAILGLPVPDAITAYPSASAVILADRDSENFVFEGVDAALGIDPAIDVRIFGKPTTRPYRRMGVALARGDDTDQARELAAKAAAMVRIAYK from the coding sequence ATGTCTCACACTGCAACGATCCTGCTTCTCGGCTCGGGCGAACTTGGCCGCGAATTCACCATCTCCGCAAAGCGCCTGGGTGCGCGGGTCATCGCCTGCGACGCCTATGACGATGCGCCCGCCATGCAGGTCGCGGATGCGCGCGAGGTGTTCTCGATGCTCGATCGCGCCGCCCTGCGCGCAGCGGTAGAGAGGCACCGGCCCGACCATATCGTCCCCGAGATCGAGGCGATCCGGACCGAAGTGCTGGCCGATCTTGAGAGCGAGGGGTTCAACGTAATCCCATCGGCGAGGGCCGCGCAGCTGACCATGAACCGCGATGCCATTCGTGATCTTGCCGCGGGCGAGCTTGGCCTTGCCACCTCGCTTTATCGCTATGCGGAGAATTTCGAACAGGTCTGCGCCGCTGTCCGGCACACCGGTTTTCCTTGCGTGATCAAGCCGGTCATGTCCTCGTCAGGCAAGGGGCAGAGCAAGGTCGAAAGCGAAGCCGGGCTTGAAGAGGCGTGGGACTATGCCTGCGCCAATATGCGCGGCGACCGCGCGCGGGTGATCGTCGAACAGTTCATCGACTTCGATTACGAGATCACGCTGCTGACTGTTCGTCACAGGAACGGCATCACCTTTTGCCCACCGATCGGCCACCGGCAGGAGCGCGGCGATTATCAGGAAAGCTGGCAGCCCGCTGCGATGTCGGCTGACGCGCTGAGTGCCGCTCAGGAGATGGCAGCCAAGGTGGTCGAGGCGCTCAAAGGTTCGGGCAAGGGATGGGGTCTGTTCGGCGTCGAGTTCTTCGTTCGCGCAGATGAGGTGATCTTCTCCGAACTCTCGCCTCGCCCGCACGATACCGGCATGGTCACCAGCGCAGGGCAGGACCTGTCGGAATTCGATCTGCACGCCCGCGCGATCCTGGGGCTGCCGGTGCCCGATGCGATCACGGCATATCCGAGCGCATCGGCTGTCATCCTCGCCGACCGGGACAGCGAGAACTTCGTATTCGAAGGGGTGGATGCAGCGCTCGGCATAGATCCTGCGATTGACGTGCGCATTTTCGGAAAGCCGACCACGCGCCCCTATCGCCGCATGGGCGTCGCGCTTGCGCGGGGGGACGATACCGACCAAGCCCGCGAACTTGCAGCGAAAGCCGCTGCAATGGTGCGGATCGCGTACAAATAG
- a CDS encoding UrcA family protein, which produces MFKPLLFPVIALGCALAASPAAAEEVTTWVEYADLNLTTPEGRAALDKRLEMAARRLCNGNADFRNVRAMQSYRLCVAEARASYSEQVRVAVAKANGRRVAVLSSGINNPA; this is translated from the coding sequence ATGTTCAAGCCTCTTCTCTTCCCCGTAATCGCCCTAGGCTGTGCTCTCGCCGCTTCTCCCGCTGCCGCTGAAGAAGTGACGACCTGGGTCGAATATGCCGATCTCAACCTCACCACCCCTGAAGGCCGTGCCGCGCTCGACAAGCGCCTCGAGATGGCTGCGCGCCGCCTGTGCAATGGCAACGCGGATTTCCGCAATGTGCGCGCCATGCAAAGTTACCGGCTCTGCGTTGCCGAAGCGCGGGCCAGCTATTCCGAACAGGTCCGGGTTGCCGTGGCGAAAGCCAATGGTCGCCGCGTCGCTGTCCTGTCGAGCGGGATCAACAATCCCGCCTGA
- the ubiG gene encoding bifunctional 2-polyprenyl-6-hydroxyphenol methylase/3-demethylubiquinol 3-O-methyltransferase UbiG — translation MGNANADTNDRSKASGVTIRPEEAAFFADLAKDWWNPKGKMASLHEVNPVRLGFIRSAIDAHWQGDERDIRPLKGKSALDIGCGAGLVCEPLARLGAEVTGVDAAADNVAAASAHAEASGLDIRYMAGEVAGLNIGTFDLVTALEVIEHVADKQAFLKDVTERVAPGGLLVISTPNRTAASRLLLVGAAEAVGYVPKGTHHWDDFIMPEELDVMLSEFGFEVTERRGIAWRPGKGLHLSDDESLNYIVSARRV, via the coding sequence ATGGGAAACGCAAACGCAGATACCAATGATCGCTCCAAAGCGAGCGGTGTTACCATCCGCCCCGAAGAGGCCGCTTTCTTCGCCGATCTTGCCAAGGATTGGTGGAACCCAAAGGGCAAGATGGCGAGCCTGCACGAGGTGAACCCGGTGCGGCTGGGCTTCATCCGATCGGCCATCGACGCGCATTGGCAGGGCGATGAACGCGATATTCGCCCGCTCAAGGGCAAGAGCGCGCTCGATATCGGATGCGGCGCAGGCCTCGTGTGCGAGCCGCTCGCACGGCTGGGCGCGGAGGTCACTGGCGTCGATGCAGCCGCCGACAATGTCGCAGCCGCCAGTGCCCATGCCGAGGCAAGCGGGCTCGACATCCGCTACATGGCGGGAGAGGTCGCGGGGTTGAATATCGGAACCTTCGATCTTGTCACCGCACTCGAAGTAATCGAGCATGTCGCCGACAAGCAAGCGTTCCTCAAAGACGTGACCGAGCGTGTTGCTCCCGGCGGCTTGCTGGTGATCTCGACCCCCAATCGCACCGCGGCATCGCGCCTGCTGCTGGTCGGCGCGGCCGAAGCGGTGGGCTATGTCCCCAAGGGCACGCACCATTGGGACGATTTCATCATGCCCGAAGAGCTCGACGTGATGCTGTCGGAATTCGGCTTCGAAGTAACCGAGCGGCGCGGCATCGCCTGGCGACCGGGCAAAGGCCTGCACCTGTCAGACGATGAGAGCCTGAATTACATCGTGAGCGCGCGGCGCGTTTGA
- a CDS encoding diguanylate cyclase domain-containing protein, which yields MGFQESVGCALHGQGKNASEDIVIRIDADGFIIHTSSNACRLGIDFNSLLLMPHVADLAAPQFAADVSRYCSSVLAFEERREWIEFARPAPQEEDTDADDESEAELHWYALNLRPVGRDSSGIGGAIGILRSVQEKHEAVRAIGREIAGGAASPASRDPVTGLANRHALCSSLSSTIAGARNHENSPASVAIFAIDRMRAIFMQYGQSTADEIRWGFARYLGTMTSPPHELAQLDDERFGVLLRGMSQREARDWASDVLKTFAGLTMASPGRASELTASAGIARAEISVDWTMRQAELGLVMARAGGGMQTGICRTSSPVISGDAMERAMEEAVQRAVEQSGQTTRMRPSATAIQKRA from the coding sequence ATGGGATTTCAGGAATCTGTGGGCTGTGCATTGCACGGCCAAGGCAAGAACGCGTCTGAGGATATCGTCATCAGAATTGATGCCGATGGATTTATAATCCACACCTCGTCCAACGCGTGCCGATTGGGAATAGACTTCAATTCGCTGCTATTGATGCCGCATGTCGCCGATCTGGCAGCGCCTCAATTCGCTGCCGATGTGTCGCGATATTGCTCATCCGTCCTCGCGTTTGAGGAACGACGCGAATGGATCGAATTTGCGCGGCCCGCACCGCAAGAAGAGGACACCGACGCTGACGACGAGAGCGAAGCCGAGCTGCACTGGTACGCGCTCAATCTTCGCCCGGTTGGCCGGGACAGCAGTGGCATCGGCGGGGCCATCGGCATCTTGCGCTCGGTCCAAGAAAAGCATGAGGCCGTAAGGGCCATCGGACGAGAGATTGCGGGCGGGGCAGCAAGTCCGGCAAGCCGCGATCCCGTCACCGGCCTCGCCAATCGCCATGCTCTGTGTTCCTCGCTCTCCTCCACGATCGCAGGGGCGCGCAATCACGAGAATAGCCCTGCCTCGGTCGCGATCTTTGCGATCGACCGGATGCGCGCGATCTTCATGCAATATGGTCAGAGCACCGCAGACGAAATCCGCTGGGGCTTTGCGCGTTATCTCGGCACCATGACGTCGCCGCCGCACGAACTCGCGCAGCTCGACGATGAACGCTTTGGCGTGCTCTTGAGAGGGATGAGCCAGCGTGAGGCGCGCGATTGGGCCAGTGATGTGCTCAAGACCTTTGCGGGCCTGACCATGGCATCGCCGGGGCGCGCATCCGAACTCACCGCCAGTGCCGGGATAGCGCGCGCGGAGATAAGCGTCGACTGGACCATGCGACAGGCGGAACTGGGCCTCGTCATGGCCCGCGCAGGCGGGGGAATGCAGACGGGTATCTGCCGCACCTCCAGCCCCGTGATCAGCGGTGATGCGATGGAGCGGGCGATGGAAGAGGCGGTGCAGCGCGCTGTCGAACAAAGCGGCCAGACCACCCGCATGCGTCCGTCAGCAACAGCCATCCAGAAACGCGCATGA
- a CDS encoding aspartate kinase, translating into MKFGGTSMAGTERIRRVANIVRAQAVGRNGEANEVAVVVSAMAGETDRLVNFCREANALYDPAEYDVVVSSGEQVTSGLLALTLQSLGHKARSWLGWQLPVKTEGAHAKARIASIDAPDMVARLEAGEIAVVPGFQGITDEGRISTLGRGGSDTSAVAVAAAVKADRCDIYTDVDGVYTTDPRIVAKARKLKAVTYEEMLELASVGAKVLQTRSVGLAMKAGVRIQVLSSFVDDGAALADDLPGTLIVSDEEMDQMVERGEMERQLVTGIAHDKNEAKVILTRVPDKPGAVAHIFEPLADASINVDMIIQNVGRDKGETDVTFTVPQADLARAQALLEDRREEIGFNRIITDSKIAKISVVGVGMKSHAGVASTMFRALSDRGINIQAISTSEIKVSVMIDEDETELAVRVLHTAYGLDAEE; encoded by the coding sequence ATGAAATTCGGCGGCACGTCGATGGCCGGGACCGAACGCATTCGGCGCGTCGCCAATATCGTGCGCGCGCAGGCCGTGGGCAGGAACGGCGAGGCTAACGAAGTTGCGGTTGTCGTCAGCGCGATGGCGGGCGAGACGGACCGGCTGGTGAACTTCTGCCGCGAGGCAAACGCGCTTTACGATCCGGCGGAATATGACGTCGTTGTCTCGAGCGGCGAACAGGTGACTTCCGGGCTTCTCGCGCTTACGCTGCAATCGCTTGGGCACAAGGCGCGCAGCTGGCTTGGCTGGCAGCTTCCGGTCAAGACCGAGGGAGCCCACGCCAAGGCGCGCATTGCCAGTATCGACGCGCCCGATATGGTCGCGCGGCTGGAAGCGGGAGAAATCGCGGTCGTGCCCGGCTTTCAGGGCATCACCGATGAAGGCCGTATCTCGACGCTGGGGCGCGGGGGTTCGGACACTTCTGCAGTCGCGGTTGCGGCGGCGGTGAAGGCGGATCGCTGCGACATCTACACCGATGTCGACGGTGTCTACACCACCGACCCGCGCATCGTTGCCAAGGCGCGCAAGCTGAAGGCGGTGACCTATGAGGAAATGCTCGAACTGGCGAGCGTCGGGGCCAAGGTGCTTCAGACCCGCTCGGTCGGGCTCGCAATGAAAGCGGGCGTGCGCATCCAGGTGCTGTCGAGCTTCGTCGATGACGGTGCAGCGCTAGCAGACGACCTTCCGGGAACGCTGATCGTCTCGGATGAAGAAATGGACCAAATGGTGGAGAGAGGCGAAATGGAACGCCAGCTTGTGACCGGTATTGCCCACGACAAGAATGAGGCGAAGGTCATCCTCACCCGCGTGCCTGACAAACCGGGCGCGGTGGCACATATTTTCGAGCCGCTTGCCGATGCCTCGATCAATGTCGACATGATCATCCAGAACGTCGGACGCGACAAGGGCGAGACCGACGTGACCTTCACCGTCCCGCAGGCCGACCTTGCGCGCGCGCAGGCGCTGCTGGAGGACAGGCGCGAGGAGATCGGGTTCAACCGTATCATCACCGACAGCAAGATCGCCAAGATCAGCGTCGTGGGTGTCGGGATGAAAAGCCATGCGGGCGTCGCCTCGACCATGTTCCGTGCGCTCAGCGATCGCGGGATCAACATTCAGGCGATCTCGACCTCTGAAATCAAGGTCAGCGTGATGATCGACGAGGACGAAACCGAGCTTGCCGTGCGCGTGCTGCACACGGCTTATGGTCTCGATGCAGAGGAATAG
- a CDS encoding helix-turn-helix domain-containing protein: MSQQGPIQAHLPPSPEAAEGRRHSRRSLYLETSGSLPGGASANVTVHNISAAGLLLQTGLPLNVGEVLSIDLPELGPVGAEIVWQSGELYGCAFEQALGEAALAAAQLRGGFGADAASPPQGAPARTMPVDPGARSGFGQSGLGKRLNTLRRERGLTLAQVADALCVSKPTVWAWEKDKARPLPERIGAIADVLGVTSEDLMEVAGGTPAGALVEECRQRIAAQFGADPSNVRISIDL, encoded by the coding sequence ATGTCGCAACAAGGCCCCATCCAGGCTCACCTCCCGCCATCGCCCGAAGCGGCGGAAGGTCGGCGTCACTCGCGCCGTTCGCTCTATCTGGAAACGAGCGGCTCCTTGCCCGGCGGGGCGAGCGCCAATGTCACCGTGCACAATATCTCGGCTGCCGGGCTTCTGCTTCAGACCGGCCTGCCGCTCAATGTGGGCGAAGTGCTTTCGATCGACCTGCCTGAACTTGGCCCGGTCGGCGCAGAGATCGTATGGCAGAGCGGTGAGCTTTACGGCTGCGCCTTCGAACAGGCGCTTGGCGAAGCGGCGCTGGCGGCGGCGCAATTGCGCGGTGGGTTCGGGGCTGATGCCGCTTCTCCGCCGCAGGGCGCGCCGGCACGGACCATGCCAGTTGATCCGGGCGCGCGTTCGGGTTTCGGGCAGTCGGGGCTGGGCAAACGGCTCAACACCCTGAGGCGCGAGCGCGGTTTGACCCTCGCCCAGGTTGCCGATGCGCTTTGCGTGAGCAAGCCGACCGTCTGGGCATGGGAGAAGGACAAGGCGCGTCCGCTGCCCGAACGGATCGGCGCGATCGCGGATGTTCTGGGCGTGACGAGCGAAGACCTGATGGAGGTCGCAGGCGGCACGCCGGCAGGCGCACTGGTCGAAGAATGCCGCCAAAGGATCGCGGCTCAATTCGGCGCAGATCCATCGAATGTTCGCATATCCATCGATCTTTGA
- a CDS encoding DUF4198 domain-containing protein gives MIRTVLTALALVASTGAAAHSFWLQPEDHTPAAGEEVLIEFKVGDAGDVKDWGLYWERIASLRLYSPDGVVDQQRAVRTTAADEVGSAVVSIRGEGTHILAFESNPSFSDLEAERFNRYVDHEGLRGIAADRILRGTTDENGTELYARRAKTLLQVGERHTRNATRAIGHVLEIVPLQNPFSLEPGEPLDLQVFFRGEPLEGAMLSAVPLGVTAKYQTFLTSADGVVRVAAPGENPTLYSVVWGVPAPNDARAEYFTIFASLTVASE, from the coding sequence ATGATCCGCACAGTTTTGACCGCGCTTGCGCTGGTCGCATCCACCGGCGCGGCGGCGCATTCCTTCTGGTTGCAACCCGAAGATCATACGCCCGCAGCGGGTGAAGAGGTGCTGATCGAATTCAAGGTCGGCGATGCCGGCGATGTGAAGGATTGGGGCCTTTACTGGGAGCGGATCGCCTCGCTGCGTCTCTACAGCCCCGATGGCGTCGTCGATCAACAGCGCGCCGTGCGCACCACCGCCGCCGATGAGGTCGGAAGCGCGGTCGTGAGCATTCGCGGCGAGGGGACGCACATTCTCGCCTTCGAAAGCAATCCCAGCTTCTCCGATCTCGAAGCGGAACGTTTCAACCGCTATGTCGACCATGAGGGGCTGAGAGGTATTGCGGCCGACCGGATATTGCGCGGCACGACCGACGAGAATGGGACCGAACTTTATGCCCGCCGTGCAAAGACCCTGTTGCAGGTGGGTGAGCGGCACACGCGCAACGCGACGCGCGCCATCGGACATGTGCTTGAGATCGTGCCTTTGCAGAACCCCTTCTCGCTTGAGCCGGGCGAGCCACTCGACCTTCAGGTGTTCTTCCGCGGTGAGCCGCTTGAAGGCGCGATGTTGAGCGCTGTGCCGCTTGGTGTGACGGCGAAATACCAGACGTTTCTCACCAGCGCCGACGGGGTCGTGCGTGTGGCCGCGCCGGGCGAGAACCCGACGCTGTATTCCGTGGTTTGGGGCGTGCCCGCGCCAAACGATGCGCGCGCGGAGTATTTCACGATCTTCGCCAGCCTGACGGTCGCGTCGGAATGA
- the purU gene encoding formyltetrahydrofolate deformylase, translated as MTGPQAGPLILTLDCPDRPGITAKVTAFLFERGCNILDAQQFGEESRFFMRVVFEASGHDGEDLRRDFAPFAQDFAMRWTIAAQDRPRRVLIMVSKADHCLADLIYRWRTGELNIEPVAIVSNHPREVALSSGRTDIGDVPFHHVPVTPDTKAEAEAALRQTAEDVQAELVVLARYMQIFSDEQSAHFAGRCINIHHSFLPGFKGARPYHQAHRRGVKIIGATAHFVTADLDEGPIIHQDVERITHADSPSDLVRKGRDIERRVLAEAVRLFAGDRVLINGARTVVFKG; from the coding sequence ATGACCGGCCCTCAAGCCGGGCCGCTGATCCTCACGCTGGATTGCCCCGACCGCCCCGGTATCACAGCGAAGGTCACCGCCTTCCTGTTCGAGCGCGGCTGCAACATTCTCGATGCGCAGCAATTCGGCGAAGAGAGCCGCTTCTTCATGCGCGTCGTGTTTGAGGCGAGCGGGCATGATGGCGAGGACCTGCGCCGGGACTTCGCGCCGTTCGCGCAAGATTTCGCGATGCGCTGGACAATCGCGGCGCAGGACCGCCCGCGCCGCGTGCTGATCATGGTGAGCAAGGCGGACCATTGCCTCGCGGATCTCATATATCGCTGGCGCACCGGAGAGCTCAATATCGAGCCGGTGGCGATCGTCTCCAACCATCCGCGCGAGGTTGCGCTGTCATCGGGGCGCACGGATATCGGCGACGTGCCGTTTCATCACGTCCCCGTCACGCCCGACACCAAGGCAGAAGCCGAGGCCGCCTTGCGCCAAACCGCCGAGGATGTGCAGGCCGAACTGGTCGTGCTGGCGCGCTACATGCAGATATTCTCCGATGAGCAATCAGCCCATTTCGCCGGGCGCTGCATCAATATCCATCACAGCTTCCTGCCCGGTTTCAAGGGCGCGCGGCCGTATCATCAGGCCCACCGCCGAGGGGTGAAGATCATCGGGGCCACCGCCCATTTCGTCACCGCCGACCTCGACGAGGGACCGATCATTCATCAGGACGTAGAGCGCATCACCCATGCCGACAGCCCGTCAGACCTCGTGCGCAAGGGCCGCGATATCGAACGCCGCGTGCTCGCAGAGGCGGTGCGGCTGTTCGCAGGCGACCGCGTGCTGATCAACGGCGCGCGCACGGTGGTCTTCAAAGGCTAG
- a CDS encoding dienelactone hydrolase family protein, giving the protein MCDEAKLKVWARDAINRRQFGVLAGAAAVAACAPGESENEGALIEAPALDITERVVTFDTVDGTMDAFFVHPASGAHPGVIFWPDIASLREAKRNMARRLAGQGYSVLVLNPYYRDVAGEQFADFAAFIEADGFQKVSPWRDKLDADAIQRDAGAAVVWLDGQDAVDSERGIGTQGYCMGGPFTIWSSAAVPSRIKAAASFHGGGLVREEDDPKSPHNMLDEADATYLIAIARDDHEEAPDHKLLFAKAAGRAARPANVDVYEGDHGWTVPDSPAYAEAAAEQAYADLLKLYSENL; this is encoded by the coding sequence ATGTGCGACGAGGCGAAACTGAAAGTCTGGGCGCGCGACGCCATCAACCGCCGCCAGTTTGGCGTGCTGGCCGGCGCTGCGGCAGTTGCAGCCTGCGCACCGGGCGAAAGCGAAAATGAGGGCGCGTTGATCGAAGCGCCCGCGCTCGACATCACCGAGCGTGTCGTCACCTTCGACACCGTCGATGGCACGATGGACGCCTTTTTCGTCCACCCGGCGAGCGGCGCGCATCCCGGCGTGATCTTCTGGCCCGACATCGCCTCCCTGCGCGAAGCGAAGCGCAACATGGCAAGGCGGCTTGCCGGGCAGGGTTATTCGGTGCTCGTCCTCAACCCCTATTACCGCGACGTCGCGGGCGAGCAGTTTGCCGACTTCGCCGCTTTCATCGAAGCCGACGGTTTTCAGAAGGTGAGCCCGTGGCGCGACAAGCTCGATGCCGATGCGATTCAGCGCGATGCGGGGGCAGCGGTGGTCTGGCTCGACGGGCAGGACGCGGTCGATTCAGAGCGCGGCATCGGCACGCAAGGGTACTGCATGGGCGGACCGTTCACGATCTGGAGCTCGGCTGCGGTGCCGTCGCGGATCAAGGCCGCGGCGAGCTTTCACGGCGGAGGACTGGTGCGCGAAGAGGACGACCCGAAAAGCCCGCACAACATGCTGGATGAGGCCGATGCGACCTATCTCATCGCCATCGCCCGCGACGATCATGAGGAAGCGCCCGATCACAAACTGCTCTTCGCAAAGGCCGCAGGCCGCGCCGCGCGCCCGGCCAATGTCGACGTGTACGAGGGCGACCACGGCTGGACCGTGCCCGACAGCCCCGCCTATGCCGAGGCAGCGGCAGAACAGGCCTATGCCGATCTGCTGAAGCTGTATTCGGAAAACCTGTAA